CCGTCCGTGCCCTGCGCGCGGCAGACGTGCCCGTCCGTGCCCTGGTGCGCGACCGGGCCACCGACCGGGCCAAGGCCGTCGAGGCGCTCGGCGCCGAACTGGTCACCGGCGACCTTCACGACAGCGATTCCGTGGTCCGGGCTGCCGAGGGTGCCCGCGCCGTCTTCTCCGTGCAGATGCCCGCCATGACCGCGGAAGGCTTCGATTTCGAAGGGGAGGTGACCCAGGGCACCAACCTCATCGAGGGCGCGAAGGCCGCCGGAGTGCGGCAGTTCGTGCACACGTCCGTCTCCGGCGCCGGCCAGCACACCGAAACTCCCGGCTGGGCCGAGGGCCGCTGGGCTTCGATGGAACCCACAATGAGCGCCAAGAGCGCGATCCAGGACCGACTCCGCGCGGCCGGCTTCCCGCACTGGACGCTCCTCAAGCCGGCCACCTTCATGGAGAACTTCCTCCCGTCCATGGCGTTCCTGTTCCCGCGTGGCATCGAGGGTGGCCTGGTGACCGTCCTGAACCCGGAGACCCGGGTGTCCCTGGTCGCGGTGGACGACATCGGCAGGGCAGCCGCCGCGGCCCTCGCCGCGCCGGAGCAGTTCGACGGCGTCGAGTTGGAGCTGGCGAGCGACTACCTGTCGATGACCGAGATCGCCGAGGTCCTCTCCCGCGCACTGGGCACGCAGCTTTCCGCACCGGACATGACCGAGGAGGAGGCCCTCGCCGCCGGGATGCCGGCGTATGCCGCCTCTTACGAGTGGCTGAACGTGGCCGGCCAGCCGGGCCGCCCGCACTACGCGAGGGACCTCGGCATCCCACTCACCAGCTTCGAGGAATGGGCGC
This genomic window from Streptomyces sp. DG2A-72 contains:
- a CDS encoding NmrA family NAD(P)-binding protein; this encodes MSTHSAPVLVTGATGKQGGATVRALRAADVPVRALVRDRATDRAKAVEALGAELVTGDLHDSDSVVRAAEGARAVFSVQMPAMTAEGFDFEGEVTQGTNLIEGAKAAGVRQFVHTSVSGAGQHTETPGWAEGRWASMEPTMSAKSAIQDRLRAAGFPHWTLLKPATFMENFLPSMAFLFPRGIEGGLVTVLNPETRVSLVAVDDIGRAAAAALAAPEQFDGVELELASDYLSMTEIAEVLSRALGTQLSAPDMTEEEALAAGMPAYAASYEWLNVAGQPGRPHYARDLGIPLTSFEEWAQEHMRAKA